From a region of the Malania oleifera isolate guangnan ecotype guangnan chromosome 12, ASM2987363v1, whole genome shotgun sequence genome:
- the LOC131144388 gene encoding xyloglucan endotransglucosylase/hydrolase protein 22-like: MRLQSYLSMVSSLLYCSHVVKMLSFCLMVSSLIMLPSSASSNFNRNFDTTWGGGRAKILKKGNLLTLSLDKASGSGFQSKHEYLFGKIDMQLKLVPGNSAGTVTTYYLSSRGSTHDEIDFEFLGNLSGHPYILHTNVFTQGKGQREQQFYPWFDPTADFHTYSILWNPQSIIFSVDGTPIREFKNMEFKGVSFPKNQPMRIYSSLWNADDWATRGGLVKTDWTQAPFTASYRNYNAKACVWSSGKSSCTSNSSPSISTTSNSWLTEKLDIASRKRLKWVQKNYMIYNYCTDIKRFPQGLPTECTHVNTSRRN; the protein is encoded by the exons ATGCGCTTACAATCTTATCTATCCATGGTTTCATCTCTGCTTTATTGTTCACATGTTGTGAAGATGTTGTCGTTCTGTCTTATGGTTAGCTCTTTAATAATGCTCCCCTCGTCTGCAAGCAGCAACTTCAATCGGAACTTTGACACCACCTGGGGAGGCGGCCGTGCTAAAATTCTCAAAAAGGGCAACCTCCTCACACTATCCCTCGACAAAGCCTCGGGCTCTGGCTTTCAATCCAAGCACGAGTACCTCTTCGGAAAGATTGATATGCAGCTCAAGCTCGTCCCCGGTAACTCCGCTGGCACGGTCACTACCTACTAT TTATCGTCACGAGGGTCGACTCACGATGAGATTGATTTCGAGTTCTTGGGGAATTTGAGTGGACATCCCTACATTCTTCATACTAATGTCTTCACCCAAGGCAAAGGCCAAAGAGAACAACAATTCTACCCATGGTTTGACCCCACTGCCGACTTCCACACATATTCCATCCTCTGGAATCCCCAGTCCATCAT CTTCTCTGTGGATGGTACACCTATTAGGGAATTCAAGAATATGGAGTTCAAAGGGGTTTCATTCCCGAAGAACCAGCCGATGAGGATATATTCCAGTCTTTGGAATGCAGATGATTGGGCCACAAGAGGTGGGCTGGTGAAGACCGATTGGACCCAAGCACCTTTTACTGCCTCGTACAGGAATTACAATGCAAAAGCCTGTGTGTGGTCATCCGGAAAATCTTCATGCACTTCCAATTCTTCTCCTTCAATCTCTACTACTTCCAATTCATGGCTCACAGAAAAGTTGGACATCGCAAGTCGCAAAAGACTCAAATGGGTTCAGAAGAACTACATGATTTACAACTACTGCACAGACATAAAGCGATTTCCCCAAGGCCTCCCTACAGAATGCACCCATGTCAACACATCTAGAAGAAATTAA
- the LOC131144527 gene encoding probable 2' cyclic ADP-D-ribose synthase BdTIR: MQRLPAKTMCRQVLLRHRPQIQEVRQPCDVFISHRSIDTKRTVAGLLYDHLRSNLGLRPFLDSKNMKPGDKLFDTIDPAIRDCKVGIAVFSPRYCHSYFCLHELALLMDSKKRVIPVFCDVKPSELRVRDDGSCPKKELQRFSWALEEAKYTVGLTFDTCKGDWAEFLRSASDALLKNLVEVEGDRLDCRLHKRLN; this comes from the exons ATGCAGCGTTTGCCAGCCAAGACCATGTGCCGTCAAGTTCTTCTCCGGCACCGGCCCCAAATCCAGGAGGTGAGACAGCCCTGCGACGTCTTCATCAGCCACCGGAGTATCGACACGAAACGAACCGTGGCCGGGTTGCTTTACGATCATTTGAGAAGCAATCTAGGGCTGCGTCCTTTCTTGGACAGCAAGAACATGAAGCCCGGCGACAAGCTATTCGATACTATTGACCCGGCGATACGAGACTGCAAAGTCGGTATCGCCGTGTTCTCGCCACGGTACTGCCACTCCTACTTCTGCCTCCATGAACTGGCTCTTCTCATGGATTCCAAGAAGAGGGTCATTCCGGTTTTTTGCGACGTAAAACCCTCGGAACTTAGGGTTAGGGATGACGGCAGCTGCCCCAAGAAGGAGCTCCAGAGGTTTAGCTGGGCTCTGGAGGAGGCAAAGTACACCGTCGGACTAACATTTGACACGTGTAAGGG GGACTGGGCGGAATTCCTACGGAGCGCCTCGGATGCCCTTCTGAAGAACTTGGTTGAGGTCGAAGGCGATCGACTTGACTGCAGACTGCACAAAAGGCTAAACTAG